The following nucleotide sequence is from Lepus europaeus isolate LE1 chromosome 16, mLepTim1.pri, whole genome shotgun sequence.
GAAAGTACAGATTTTAGCtatctaaaataaagaaaaatcttgttTCCTTTGGCATCTTGAGAAAATAAACTACAATATTAAAAGAAtgtgactgcataaagaaatttaGCTTAATCAAATACATGGGGGGAACATAGCAACTTGTGTTTAGTATGCAATATCAACACTAAGGGTTAGTTAGGGAAGCCTGATGGGTTTTTGGAAGAACCTTCACATTTTAACATTACAATATATTTAAGAATGGTTCTTTTATTGCTTCTAGTATCAAGATTATTGAGAAGTCAAATGAAGGTAGGCTGACTTTGtagttcaaaaattatttttttaaacacttaatgATTATAATTTAATATCAGTAACACAAGAAGAAAGCAAAACTTTTATCATATGTCCTTCAATGTACAGCCTAAATTGAGTCTAAATCCATTAGGTTTTTATTTACCATTGGTCCTGAAAATCTGATAAGAACTGTATTTCGATACACAGAACTGCCTGCAGAAATCCACTCAGTCTTCACAAATGGTCACATTACTGTTTGAGCTTTCAAAACTAATAACTGTCAAACTTTTGAACTTAGAATGAAATGTAACTTTAATATGAATAGAAAGTGTGACTATGTACAAGAAGAGAAGGTCAAGTTTTCAGTTCTCACATAATCAGAAACATCATAAAGCAAGCTAGATCTGTAACACACCTCTAGTCCTATGTGTGTCTCAAGTCTGTACAGTGCAACAGCAGCACAGCTCTCAGGTGTGAACATGGGGAAGTGCAGGCCAGAATGACACCACAGGATCCCATAGGGCCATCTCTGCAAAGCCCACAATAGGGCTAAAAGCTACTAGAAACAGTTGACTGCATCTTTGCAAGTCCTCAAAGAGTTCATCGGTTTAGGAATAAAAGTCAAATTCTGTGACAAACTAAGCGGCGTCCTTCCTTTCTGGGAATACTGCAACGTCAAGTAGTTCCTGTTTTTGCAAGGAAACAAAACTGGCAGCTCCATTTTTACATTATTACTTACACAGGAAAATTTTTAAGAGTGTTTGAAGAACTATGAAAATATTACAAACCTACAACCTAAAAGTGGGGTAAGGGGCCCTGTTGCTCAGCACACTTCCCCATCAAATAGAGGAATTCCCGTCAGCACGCTAGCTGTGAGCGGTAAGAGGGCAAACAGACGTGGTGTCCCAGTTTGAGGACAGGGACAAAAGGCTCTGAACAGGTCACCATCTTCAAATCTGGATGACTCTTGTATCTAAGAATTCTCCAATGTGTAAAACGGTGGTCTTTTCAGCTACCCATCCTAAGAAGTCAAGTACAAGCATGCAAGTAAATGCACAGGCACAGAGGGTCCATGTTGAAAACAGTTACGGCAGCTGTGATGCCACACCGACAACGTGAATGGCCCCGACACACTCCAAATAGAATCTTAAGTATTCAACAAAATCCTGAAGCGAACTCTTGCTAGTCTTGGTACACCACTAAATACTAAAGTAGCAAGTTTTTTCATGGTTTTAGCTTAGCTCAAAGAATTTTTAcactattaaggaaaaaaaattaaagtatttccCCTTTTAAATTTACACAGACGTTTAATTAGCTTTATTTACagagcagggatttttttttttttcagtctccaATGGTGCCTAGATAACATCATTAGGCAAGAATGCCAGTTTAAAAGAAATCTATGCAGAATCCTAAAAATAGCGATGCCGGAGCTCCCGGAGAGGAGGCCGCCTGACTGGGTCTGCAGCTCGCCAGGCCTCAGTTACTCAGGAGCAGCTCCGTTGCCGTCTCTACATCCCATGATTTTGAAGACAAGGCCACAATTACCGCGTTCTGTGGAGACAAAGGGACAAAACAAACTCTCAAGACAATGTTTTTAAAGTATTGAATTGCTGTCTTAATATTGacaaacatttctttcttccctttcaagAAGTACTTGTAGCACATAAAAAGCTTCCCAAATCAGTGAGCGGAatcaataaaaggaaaacaaaaatcactGGCTATAGTAACAGAACATTTAACAAAACTGCATTTTCTGGtgtttttaaaaggtagagttaattacacaaagagagagagagagagagagagaggtcttccatgtgctggttcacttcccaaatggctgcagctgggctgatctgaagaaagaagccaggagcttcttcggggtctcccacatgggtggcaggggcccaagcacttgggtcatcctctgctgctttcccaggtgcatcagcagagaactggatccaaaatggagcaccctggacttgaactgcccatatatgccggagccacaggcaggtagctttacctgctacaccatagcgccggcccacAAAACTGCATTTTCTAAACTACTTGTCAGCCAAGGATTTAGAGAGATAATTTTAAATCAGTGTATCAAAAATCAAAACACCATTAGGTACTTACCCTATCAAAGCCCATAGCACataggttttctatttttttggtgTATTCTGGACTAGACACTGGTGCTCCAGCATACACGTGCGCCCACAGCCGAGCTGTCTGTTTGAACATTTCAGGATTTTGTTTGTACTGCAAGGGGGAAAAGTTGACTGAAATGACAATACAGTCATAGCATGCAATACTGTAACTCAGTTCTCAACTGCCTACAACCCTACttgtaacaaataaaatttacatttaaaatgtggTTTCACTTTCCATCACAAACTATGTTACTCATGAAAAGACTGTTTAACCTGAAGTTTTAAATTCAAAGTTGTACTGACGGAAGAAAAAAGTAAAGTTAATCTACTTTAAtctaaaaatgtaacaattagcAAAAAATTAACTATTAGAAATGTTACACAGTACAACAATAAACACTATACAACTATACACAGAATTAGTAgcttataaaattataattagatTTTGCTCCTGTCCCAGAGCTATATTAATGTATCTGATTTAAGGAAACCTCACGTGCAAAGTCCTAATTTATAATACACACTTTGGAATAATTGCAAACTCAAGAGTACTTTCAGAAGTTAAGACTTTTCACAGGCAATGGAAATACATTTATTCTCAAAATATTCTAGAACCCTCATTTCTTAGTAAAGCAAAGTATAAATGAACAACAACCATTTCATCTAGTCAACATTTATATTTAAGGTATTTTATAGATTTTGAATATGTAAATACTGAAAAGCTTCTACTGCTTATTAAAATCGTAAATGCAATTTCTATCATTAATCCCTAACAAGAAAATAAGTCAAATTATTGGACGATTTTAGGAATTAAAGTAATCCTTGTAGTATAACTTTAGCCTGTGGGCTTAGAATTCAATAGGAAATCAAAGCTagaattcagaaaacagaaagctATAATTACCAGCAATCTGTTGACAACTCATTGAACATATTAAGAAGGGGGTGTACATAAAATAAGGAGTGAACAGATCTTCAAGAGGAAGGAAAAGTTTCTAGAAGAgataatttgtaaattaaaatcttaaaggaTAAAGAAATTCAGTTTCCTCAGAGAGCAAACATGGCAGAGTGGATAAAATgattaagtaaaaattaatgCAAACTTGAAAAAGCATGCTTTTGAAAAACAAGAATTCAGAAGATGAAGCTAAGTTTGCTGACACTGCAAATCATGCAGGAACTGCCactgaaagaggaagaggaggagaaacagaggaacTAACACGGAACCACCTTGAAGACAGGAACACAAGAGGGCAGTGTattagagaaggagaaacaacAAACACTCAGTAAACCGTACGGGCTGACATTCCCCTCTGGCAGACACCCGTTATTTTAaacttcaggcatttcataaatacaacttcaggaacagtGACTGTTCCCACCATTCCTGCGCTCccagccacactcccaccctcctcctcctccctctcctattccccttCTTATTTTAAAGGGCCAGATACTAATCATTTAGTGCTTTCAGACCACAGTCTGTTCAGCGCTGCCCCTGGAGTGGGAAAGCAGAGTAAGCAAAATGGTGTGGCGTTATTTCAGTCAAGTATTTCCAAAACTTAATTCGCTGACCCCTTGCCTTAGAATGATCGAAGAGCAGAACTGAAAAACATTTC
It contains:
- the UBE2K gene encoding ubiquitin-conjugating enzyme E2 K isoform X4, with amino-acid sequence MTLRTVLLSLQALLAAAEPDDPQDAVVANQYKQNPEMFKQTARLWAHVYAGAPVSSPEYTKKIENLCAMGFDRNAVIVALSSKSWDVETATELLLSN